The bacterium genome includes a window with the following:
- a CDS encoding acyl-CoA dehydratase activase, with the protein MRFYGIDIGSVSLKLAEFNDGSLVRTEYIKHHGSPFDLLLEVLRKANAIEHLAITGECPSMLSAMLGAVRVNEVEASVSGVLHFHPGIRSIIEIGGEDSKLISVDGRIKDFSSNTICAAGAGIFLDQQAQRLCYPIEELGAVAMRSKNPARIAGRCSVFAKSDMIHLQQIGTPPEDLVAGLCLSLARTFKSVIARGRNLDTPVAFIGGVAANQGVVRAFRTVLGIKDEQMVIPHQFNTMGAIGAVLSSRKRGLAAEYKGLREFERWLQQPKTISRLPALNGRKKWRPERYARAPRTRTKTFLGIDVGSISTNLVLIDDEGTVLARQYLWTKGRPIEVVLEGLKELGERYGQMIDIVGVGTTGSGRYLIGNLVGADIIKNEISAQARAAVECDPDVDTVFEIGGQDSKYISIERKTIVDFEMNKVCAAGTGSFLEEQALALGVKLEEFGDLALEANSPMNLGERCTVFIGSEVVHHQRDSDEHKNLLAGLGYSVVFNYLNRVVGNKKIGRKIFFQGGVAANKAVVSAFEETLHKPVVVPINHDVTGAIGIALLARDSGINRTRFKGFNLINRPYRSTSFVCHQCSNDCEVNRINMDGERPIFYGGRCERYERKEIKPRADHPDLFKLRNEIFFATQPQTGIKIGIPRALIFYELFPFFYRFLSMLGFDPVLSGPTNKKIIEMGTEISATDTCFPVKVAYGHIQALYESGIRQFFIPSVITMPPNSGKFDRSFVCPYVQTLPYLARAAFSENIEIHSPYLYFDRGKEGFCRVLYDFGTRVGRSRKDIDRALAEGFKHQAAIQSKMQAVGRQALKELTDLAFVVCSRPYNGYDLGLNLDLPKKIRELDVIPVPVDFIPLDYSALGDDFVNMYWHYGQRLLAAAETISRDERLFPVYVSNFSCGPDSFITRYFKEKIHEKPLLMIEIDEHSGDAGLITRLEAFHDSIKGARRRTVPRKIRALSEIKSTRTLFLPDMCDHVLMLAGAMNHAGIRSQVLPPPDETSVMIGRQFTSGRECLPAIITAGDMIKKLRSPDFDRDQAAFFMAQGSGPCRFGQYYRLHRLILDELGFSDIPIYAPNQGPSLFDDLAGPMGLKFLFSAWEGICAVDALEARVRTIRPYEIVKGATDRIYANTLRSISQAIEQGKGITGIVRHGARQLGSIACHHRDKPRIGIVGEIYVRSQKFSNNNLIKRLEELGCEVTMPSIGEWFFYTNFTRIRNCWWFKQYRRSIFTCVFDRYMRWRQDRLNRIASVPREHRISSLLKLGGEYIHPSFEGEAILSVGKTMEYMKDSCSGIVNVMPFTCMPGNIVSSVYRRLKEKNKDLPLFILSVDGIDHAVDAMRLETFVNQARDHAHSVIPCS; encoded by the coding sequence ATGCGATTTTACGGTATTGATATCGGATCAGTAAGCCTTAAACTAGCCGAGTTCAATGATGGCTCGCTGGTCCGGACCGAGTACATAAAACATCACGGTAGTCCGTTCGACCTGCTGCTCGAGGTTTTAAGAAAAGCGAATGCGATCGAACACCTGGCGATCACCGGTGAATGTCCTTCCATGCTCAGTGCGATGTTGGGCGCGGTGCGCGTCAACGAGGTGGAAGCTTCGGTATCCGGTGTCCTGCATTTCCATCCCGGCATAAGATCGATAATCGAGATCGGCGGCGAGGATTCGAAGCTGATCAGCGTTGATGGTCGGATCAAGGATTTTTCATCCAACACGATATGCGCGGCTGGTGCCGGGATATTCCTTGATCAGCAAGCGCAGCGTTTGTGTTACCCGATCGAGGAACTGGGGGCCGTCGCAATGCGGTCAAAGAATCCGGCGCGCATCGCCGGCCGGTGCTCCGTGTTCGCAAAGAGCGATATGATACATCTGCAGCAGATCGGGACCCCGCCTGAGGACCTGGTCGCGGGGCTCTGCCTGTCGCTGGCCCGGACATTCAAGAGCGTCATCGCGCGGGGTCGGAATCTTGATACTCCGGTGGCGTTCATCGGCGGCGTCGCCGCCAACCAGGGAGTGGTAAGAGCGTTCAGGACCGTTCTTGGTATCAAAGACGAACAGATGGTGATCCCCCATCAGTTCAATACGATGGGCGCCATCGGTGCGGTTTTGTCCTCGCGCAAGCGCGGGCTCGCCGCGGAATACAAGGGGTTGCGCGAGTTTGAGCGGTGGCTGCAGCAGCCCAAAACGATTTCGCGCCTCCCTGCGCTCAATGGCCGCAAAAAATGGCGGCCGGAACGTTATGCCCGGGCGCCGAGAACAAGAACAAAAACCTTTCTCGGGATCGACGTGGGGTCCATCTCGACCAATTTGGTCCTCATTGATGACGAGGGTACGGTGCTGGCGCGCCAATATTTATGGACTAAAGGGCGGCCGATCGAGGTTGTCCTGGAAGGGCTCAAGGAGCTCGGCGAGCGTTACGGACAGATGATCGACATCGTCGGCGTTGGCACGACCGGTTCCGGCCGGTATCTTATTGGTAACCTGGTGGGTGCCGATATCATCAAGAACGAGATCTCAGCGCAGGCCCGGGCGGCGGTCGAGTGTGACCCGGACGTGGACACTGTTTTTGAGATCGGCGGTCAGGATTCCAAGTACATCAGTATCGAACGCAAGACGATCGTGGATTTCGAAATGAACAAGGTTTGCGCGGCCGGAACCGGTTCGTTCCTGGAAGAACAGGCACTGGCGCTGGGCGTTAAACTTGAAGAGTTTGGGGACCTGGCGCTCGAAGCGAATTCGCCAATGAACCTGGGCGAGCGGTGCACAGTATTCATCGGCTCGGAGGTCGTGCATCACCAGCGTGATTCCGATGAACATAAAAATCTCCTGGCCGGGCTTGGCTACTCGGTCGTTTTCAATTACCTCAACCGCGTAGTCGGCAACAAAAAGATCGGCAGGAAGATTTTTTTCCAGGGCGGCGTCGCGGCGAACAAGGCGGTAGTTTCGGCTTTCGAGGAAACGCTCCATAAACCGGTAGTCGTGCCCATCAACCACGATGTGACCGGCGCGATCGGTATCGCCCTGCTAGCGCGCGACAGCGGGATCAATCGAACGCGGTTCAAGGGGTTCAACCTGATCAATAGACCTTACCGTTCGACGTCCTTCGTGTGCCATCAGTGCAGCAACGATTGCGAGGTTAACCGGATCAACATGGATGGTGAACGGCCCATTTTTTACGGCGGCCGGTGCGAGCGCTATGAGCGGAAAGAAATCAAGCCCCGTGCCGATCATCCCGATCTGTTTAAACTTCGAAATGAAATATTTTTCGCGACCCAGCCGCAGACCGGCATAAAGATCGGGATCCCCAGAGCGCTTATTTTTTATGAATTATTCCCCTTCTTTTACCGGTTCCTGAGCATGCTGGGGTTTGATCCGGTGCTATCGGGGCCGACGAACAAGAAAATCATTGAAATGGGCACCGAGATATCGGCGACCGATACATGCTTTCCAGTAAAGGTCGCGTACGGTCATATCCAAGCACTCTACGAGAGCGGCATCCGGCAATTCTTTATCCCGAGCGTGATAACCATGCCCCCCAACAGCGGTAAGTTCGACCGAAGCTTCGTATGCCCCTATGTCCAGACACTGCCGTACCTGGCGCGGGCGGCGTTTTCAGAAAACATCGAGATCCATTCTCCGTATCTTTATTTCGACCGTGGCAAGGAAGGCTTCTGCCGTGTTCTGTATGACTTCGGCACCAGGGTCGGCAGGTCACGGAAAGATATCGATCGCGCGCTCGCCGAGGGGTTCAAGCACCAGGCCGCGATCCAATCAAAGATGCAAGCTGTCGGTCGGCAGGCGCTTAAAGAACTCACAGATCTGGCCTTTGTCGTTTGCTCGAGACCGTATAACGGATATGACCTCGGCTTGAACCTTGATCTGCCGAAGAAGATCCGGGAACTGGACGTAATACCGGTGCCGGTCGATTTTATACCCCTCGATTATTCGGCGCTTGGAGATGATTTCGTCAACATGTATTGGCATTACGGGCAACGTCTTCTTGCCGCGGCCGAGACGATCAGCCGCGACGAACGGCTATTTCCCGTCTATGTGTCGAATTTCTCGTGTGGTCCCGATTCTTTCATCACACGGTATTTCAAGGAGAAGATCCATGAAAAGCCGTTACTGATGATCGAGATCGACGAGCACTCAGGCGACGCCGGACTCATAACCAGGCTTGAAGCTTTTCATGACAGCATCAAAGGCGCCAGGCGGAGGACCGTGCCGCGAAAGATCCGGGCACTCAGTGAGATAAAAAGTACCCGCACCTTATTCCTGCCCGATATGTGCGACCATGTCCTCATGCTGGCCGGCGCCATGAACCATGCCGGTATTCGATCGCAGGTCCTGCCCCCGCCCGACGAGACGTCGGTGATGATCGGCCGGCAGTTTACATCGGGGCGCGAATGCCTGCCTGCCATCATAACCGCGGGCGACATGATCAAAAAGCTCCGGTCGCCCGACTTTGACCGTGACCAGGCGGCGTTTTTCATGGCCCAGGGATCGGGCCCCTGCCGTTTTGGGCAGTATTACCGGCTGCACCGGTTAATCCTCGATGAGCTGGGGTTCAGCGATATCCCGATCTATGCGCCTAACCAGGGGCCAAGCCTGTTCGATGATCTCGCGGGACCGATGGGATTGAAATTCCTTTTCAGCGCGTGGGAAGGGATCTGCGCCGTCGACGCGCTGGAAGCAAGGGTGAGAACAATACGGCCATACGAGATCGTCAAAGGAGCCACGGACCGGATATATGCAAATACGCTGCGGTCGATCTCCCAGGCGATCGAGCAGGGGAAAGGTATTACGGGCATTGTCCGGCACGGCGCGCGGCAACTGGGTTCTATAGCATGTCATCACCGGGACAAGCCCCGGATCGGTATTGTCGGCGAGATCTACGTTCGTTCACAGAAATTCAGCAACAATAACCTGATCAAACGGCTGGAAGAACTGGGATGCGAGGTAACGATGCCGTCGATCGGCGAGTGGTTCTTTTACACGAACTTTACACGGATCCGCAATTGCTGGTGGTTCAAGCAGTACCGGCGCTCTATTTTCACGTGTGTTTTTGACCGGTATATGAGATGGCGGCAGGATCGTCTGAACAGAATCGCCAGCGTGCCCAGGGAACACCGGATCTCGAGCCTGCTCAAACTCGGCGGCGAATACATTCATCCTTCTTTTGAAGGCGAAGCCATTTTAAGCGTGGGCAAGACCATGGAATACATGAAGGATTCCTGCTCCGGGATCGTCAATGTCATGCCGTTTACCTGCATGCCGGGCAATATCGTCAGTTCGGTATACCGGCGCTTGAAGGAAAAGAACAAGGACCTGCCGTTGTTCATTCTCTCGGTTGACGGCATCGATCACGCGGTCGATGCCATGCGCCTGGAAACATTCGTGAACCAGGCGCGCGATCATGCGCATAGCGTCATCCCGTGCTCTTGA
- a CDS encoding VTT domain-containing protein encodes MQQRAFKKIIGIAGISLFTAFVITMTVLILQRYGSILADPGEIRKAALGYGIWSFAFFIFCNILQIIFAPIPGHFINISAGIVFGTVRGIVISWIGMAAGGSLVMLLARYAGKKILYYILDEKAFRFENKISKKGLPFLLLLAVFPNPIGDGLFYLAGITAIPLRIIMPLIFLGRIPGIILSVVIGDKFYGAFARQWIVGVIGILCVIILYFLAGKRIEKMFEGIWNRYLPWP; translated from the coding sequence GTGCAGCAGCGCGCTTTTAAAAAAATAATCGGCATAGCCGGTATTTCCCTGTTCACAGCATTTGTCATCACCATGACCGTGCTCATCTTGCAGCGGTACGGTTCGATCCTCGCAGATCCCGGTGAGATCAGGAAAGCAGCGCTGGGTTACGGCATATGGAGCTTCGCTTTCTTCATCTTCTGCAACATCCTGCAGATCATATTTGCGCCCATACCGGGACATTTCATCAATATTTCCGCGGGCATCGTTTTTGGTACGGTCCGCGGGATCGTAATATCATGGATCGGCATGGCCGCGGGCGGCTCCCTGGTCATGTTGCTGGCCCGGTACGCCGGCAAAAAAATCCTGTATTACATACTGGATGAAAAAGCGTTCCGGTTCGAAAATAAAATATCCAAAAAAGGGCTGCCATTCCTGCTTTTGCTGGCGGTTTTTCCAAATCCCATCGGCGACGGGCTCTTCTACCTGGCGGGTATCACCGCCATTCCGCTGCGCATCATAATGCCTTTGATCTTTCTGGGACGCATCCCCGGCATCATATTGTCAGTGGTCATCGGCGATAAATTCTACGGCGCGTTCGCGCGGCAATGGATCGTGGGTGTCATCGGGATCCTGTGCGTCATTATCCTTTACTTCCTTGCCGGCAAACGCATTGAAAAAATGTTTGAGGGGATCTGGAACCGCTACCTGCCGTGGCCGTAG
- a CDS encoding OmpA family protein codes for MRFLKYCVPFIIVLVAFFGCPKKQVVKPPEVVPETTVTIVPVPEETVPVEPERPALVLNRIFFDFDKSDIRQDAAEVLKQNAEMLKIYPEVKIVVEGHCCEIGTSEYNMALGERRAKAARDYLVMLGVPAGQMTTLSYGEERPLDPKVLEKNRRCEFIVQ; via the coding sequence ATGCGGTTCTTGAAATATTGCGTGCCATTCATTATCGTGCTGGTGGCTTTTTTTGGCTGTCCGAAGAAACAGGTGGTAAAGCCGCCGGAAGTCGTTCCCGAAACGACCGTCACGATCGTTCCTGTCCCTGAAGAGACGGTCCCGGTTGAACCTGAAAGACCGGCACTGGTATTGAACAGGATTTTCTTTGATTTTGACAAGTCCGATATCCGGCAGGATGCGGCGGAAGTTCTAAAACAGAACGCGGAAATGCTGAAGATCTATCCCGAAGTAAAAATCGTGGTCGAAGGACATTGCTGCGAGATCGGAACATCGGAGTACAATATGGCCCTGGGTGAAAGAAGGGCTAAGGCCGCGCGGGATTATCTCGTGATGCTCGGGGTCCCGGCCGGTCAGATGACGACCTTGAGTTATGGCGAAGAAAGACCGCTCGATCCCAAGGTACTTGAGAAAAACCGGCGCTGCGAGTTCATAGTCCAGTAG
- a CDS encoding MotA/TolQ/ExbB proton channel family protein gives MNIFSVFLESGLAAQIIMAVLVICSVWSWAVFLKKIFDLAGNRKRSQAFLSAYRFHRAIKDYDNLGHLLNDNPFGRVMKTGLDEYKDLKTGNLGSNPRILELAENIKMTMTKARNDEIDKLGSWLPSLSTIMTAGPFLGLLGTVWGIMEAFLEVRARGSAHITVVAPGISDALITTVYGLLVAIPALFFHNYLRGAINKVDNQLDDFVTEMFARFRRGFIETE, from the coding sequence ATGAACATATTTTCTGTCTTCCTTGAATCCGGACTGGCTGCGCAGATAATCATGGCGGTGCTGGTGATATGCTCAGTATGGTCCTGGGCGGTTTTTTTAAAGAAGATCTTTGACCTGGCGGGTAACCGAAAGCGCAGCCAGGCTTTTTTATCGGCTTACCGTTTCCACCGCGCCATTAAAGACTATGATAATCTCGGGCATTTGTTGAACGATAATCCTTTTGGCCGCGTGATGAAAACAGGTTTGGACGAGTACAAAGATCTAAAAACCGGTAACCTGGGATCAAACCCCAGGATCCTTGAACTGGCAGAAAACATAAAGATGACGATGACCAAAGCGCGCAATGACGAGATCGACAAACTCGGATCATGGCTGCCATCGCTCAGCACGATCATGACCGCCGGACCATTCCTGGGGTTGCTGGGCACGGTGTGGGGGATCATGGAGGCGTTCCTTGAAGTGCGGGCGCGCGGTTCTGCTCATATCACGGTCGTAGCACCCGGTATTTCCGACGCCCTGATCACGACGGTGTACGGATTGCTGGTTGCGATCCCGGCGTTGTTCTTTCATAACTATCTGCGCGGCGCGATCAATAAAGTCGACAACCAGCTGGATGATTTCGTGACCGAGATGTTTGCTCGATTCCGCCGGGGTTTCATTGAGACCGAATAG
- the ybgF gene encoding tol-pal system protein YbgF, producing MRSGQRIKLSAALGVIIIFAVSAGCFNRRRFNNFNWQLDSLKIYTVRSDSMIRMQSREIAQLRTDYYTKSDELGEKLEMLNTRLGETEMQLTQFNEMFGKGRKPAVDSEDVSQLSPEARMVYESAYLNYVKGNYQDAINGFESYLKIAADSPLSDNALYWIGESYAALGKRQDAVNKFNELCTRYPDSNRKPTALYKIGIIYEEAKDTKTARTYFEKLVAEFPNSPEAALAKDKLK from the coding sequence ATGCGATCAGGGCAGCGGATAAAGTTATCCGCTGCCCTTGGTGTTATCATCATCTTCGCGGTTTCAGCGGGCTGTTTTAACCGGCGGCGGTTCAATAATTTCAACTGGCAGCTGGACAGCCTTAAGATCTACACGGTGAGATCCGACAGTATGATCAGAATGCAGTCGAGGGAGATCGCCCAGCTGCGCACTGACTACTACACGAAATCAGATGAACTGGGCGAAAAACTGGAAATGCTCAATACCCGTCTTGGCGAGACCGAGATGCAGCTGACGCAGTTCAATGAAATGTTCGGCAAGGGGCGCAAGCCGGCGGTGGATTCAGAGGACGTGTCCCAGCTGTCGCCCGAAGCGCGCATGGTGTACGAGTCGGCGTACTTGAATTACGTGAAAGGAAACTATCAGGACGCGATCAACGGGTTCGAGTCGTATCTTAAGATCGCGGCGGATTCGCCGCTATCGGATAACGCTCTGTACTGGATCGGCGAATCCTATGCGGCGCTGGGCAAGCGGCAGGATGCGGTCAACAAGTTCAATGAATTGTGCACGCGATACCCGGACAGCAACCGCAAGCCGACCGCGCTGTATAAAATAGGAATAATCTACGAAGAAGCCAAGGACACCAAAACCGCGCGGACATACTTTGAAAAACTCGTGGCTGAATTCCCAAATTCGCCGGAAGCTGCCCTGGCGAAGGACAAGCTTAAATAA
- a CDS encoding biopolymer transporter ExbD, whose translation MRPNSRHRLIAEINVTNLVDVALTILTIFIITAPMMTPGIDVNLPRSDASLPRDEEGITITIKSNNDIFIDQDRIPMDNFEAKISETMKGKPPGTIVYLRADKEVGYGFVVEVVGRLRKAGVKELGLVAEIPQEEK comes from the coding sequence TTGAGACCGAATAGCCGGCATCGCTTGATCGCCGAGATCAACGTCACCAACCTGGTCGACGTCGCGCTGACGATCCTGACGATATTCATCATTACCGCGCCGATGATGACGCCGGGTATCGACGTGAACCTGCCCCGGTCCGATGCTTCCCTGCCCCGCGACGAAGAAGGCATTACCATCACGATCAAGTCGAACAATGATATTTTTATCGACCAGGACCGCATTCCGATGGACAATTTTGAAGCGAAGATCAGTGAGACAATGAAAGGAAAACCGCCGGGCACCATCGTATACCTTCGTGCGGACAAGGAAGTGGGATACGGTTTTGTGGTTGAAGTTGTCGGGCGTCTCCGGAAAGCAGGGGTAAAAGAACTGGGCCTGGTGGCGGAAATACCGCAAGAAGAAAAGTGA